A stretch of DNA from Microbacterium croceum:
GCTCACCGCGGTCGCGAAGCGCAAGGCGATCGACAGCTGGCGTCGTCAGGAGCGGCTCGACGACCGCATCGCCGTGATCGCCCACGATCTGGAGCGGGAGCAGGCCGAGGCGCCGGATGCGCCGTGGGACCCGGATGCGGTCGACGACGACGTGCTGCGGCTGATCTTCATCTCGTGCCACCCCGTGCTGTCGCGCGAGGCGCAGGTGGCGCTCACTCTGCGTGTCGTGGCCGGTCTGTCGAGCGATCAGATCGCGCGGGCGTTTCTGGTGCCGACGGCCACGGTGCAGCAGCGGATCGTGCGGGCGAAGAAGACCCTCGCTGCGGCGCACGTGCCCTTCGAGACGCCGCCCCGCGACGAGCACCCGGCACGGCTTGGAGCGATCCTCGGGGTGTTGTATCTGATCTTCAACGAAGGCCATTCCGCGAGCAGCGGCTCCGACTGGATGCGCCCCGAGTTGAGCGACGAGGCCATCCGGCTCGCGCGCGTGCTGGCGGCGCTGATGCCGCGCGAGCGCGACGTGCACAGTCTCGTCGCCCTCATGGAGCTGACGGCTGCGCGGTTTCCCGCCCGGGTCGACGCGCATGGCGACCCGGTGCTGCTGGCGGATCAGGATCGTGCACGCTGGGACCGGGGTCGCATCGCTCGCGGTCGTGCCGCACTGGCCACGGCGGATGCACTCGGTGCAGGCCGTGGTCCGTACGGCCTGCAGGCGGCGATCGCCGAGTGCCACGCGATCGCGCCGTCCGTGGAGGAGACCGACTGGGACCGCATCGTCTTGCTGTACGAGGCGCTCGGCCGCATCGCGCCGTCGCCCGTGGTCGAGCTCAACCGCGCGGCCGCCGTGGCCATGGCGACGGGGCCGGCATCCGCTCTGCGCATCGTCGACCAGCTTGCCGCCTCGGGTGCCCTCGCCGGCTATCACCTGCTCCCTGCGACCAGAGCGGAACTGCTGCTGCGCCTCGGTCGCGAGCAGGAGGCCAGAGGAGAGTTCGCCGCCGCGGCCGCGCTCGCCGGCAACGACCGGGAGCGGGGGCTGCTCGAGGCCAAGGCCGCGGGGCGCTGAGGTCGCGCACACGACGAACCGCCCCGATCGTCAGCAGGGCCGACGATCGGGGCGGTTCTGGTGACCGCAGTGCGGTCAGTCGCGCACCTTCTGGCCGCGTCCGGCGATCAGACCGTAGATCAGCAGCACGATGATCGAGCCGCCGATGGCGAGGAGCCAGGTGCCCAGGTCCCAGAACTCGGTCAGCGGGCGGTTCAGGATCAGGCTGCCGAGCCACCCGCCGAGGATGGCGCCGACGACACCGAGCAGCAGGGTGATGAACCATCCGCCGCCCTGCTTGCCGGGAAGGATCAGCTTCGCGATGGCTCCAGCGATGAGGCCGAGAAGAAGGAATCCGAGAAAGCTCATGGTCAGCTCCAATGTTTCGTGAGCCCCGGGGTACCAGGGCTCGTGCCGCCCACTCTGGCCGCACGTCGAGCGCGGAGCCATCCCCTTGCGCGGCACCACTCGGATATGCGAAGAGGCCCGCCTCCTCGCGGAGACGGGCCTCTTTCGTATGTGGATGTCAGTTGCTGCGGGCGATCGCGATGATCCGCAGGATCTCGATGTAGAGCCAGACCACGGTGACCATGATGCCGAAGGCGCCGAGCCAGCCGTACTGGCGCGGAGCGCCGTTGCGCACGCCCTGCTGGATCTGGTCGAAGTCGAGCACCAGCGAGTAGGCGGCCATGATCACGACGAGGACGCCGATGATCAGACCCAGCGGGATGCCGAGGAACGGCTTAGCGCTGAGGAGTCCGAAGGCGTTGTCGTTGATGCCGGTCCACATGAGCACGACGTTCAGGAGCGAGAAGACCAGGTAGCCCATCATCGCGATCATGAAGATCTTGGTGGCCTTCTTCGATGCGCGGATCTTGCCGCTGGCGAAGAGTGCCAGGGTCACACCGACGACGGAGACGGTCGCGAGCGTGGCCTGGACGACGATTCCCGGGTACAGGACCTCGAAGAAGGCCGAGATGCCACCGATGAAGAGACCCTCGAAAGCCGCGTAGGCGAAGATCAGTGCCGGACGCACCTTCTTGCGCGAGGTGAAGGTGATGACCATCGCGAGGACGAAGCCGGCGAGCGCGCCGACGATCCACGGCAGCATGTTCGGCTGGAAGTCGCTGTAGGGGTTGTACGCGGGGGCCGAGACGCCGCCGAGCGTCCAGACCCAGCCGATCGCGGCGGTGACCAGCAGGATGCCGAACAGGCCGGCGGTCTTCCACACCGTGTCCTCGACCGACATGCGGTCGGTCTCGATGGCGCCGGCCGGAGGAGCGGCGTACATGCCCTCGAGCTGGGCGTTGGTCGCCGCGTCGATTCCGGCGTGCTGGAAGGAGGCGTTCTGCGCACCCTGAGCAGCCTGCGGTCCGCCCGGGTAGGTCGCGACGTTGCGCGGATCCTGCTGCTTGAACGCAGGGTTGTTGAATGCGAAGTTGCTCATTGGTGGGCCTCACTCCAAAAGGGTGTCGTAGGTCGCTTCCTTCTAAGATACCCGGGAGGTGCCACGGGTGGGGTGTTCTACGCTGAGAGCGTGCCCAGGAAATCTCCCCTCGTCATCGGGCATCGCGGTGCGCCCGGCTACCGTCCGGAACACAGCCGCTCGTCGTACGAGCTCGCGCTCGCGATGGGCGTCGATGCCGTGGAACCGGATGTCGTCGCCACCAAGGACGGCGTGCTGGTGGTGCGGCACGAGAACGAGATCTCCGGCACCACCGACATCGCCGACCATCCGCAGTTCGCGGATCGGAAGACCACGAAGCGCGTCGACGGGCAGGCGCTGACCGGCTGGTTCACGGAGGACTTCACGTGGGCGGAGCTGTCGACCCTACGGGTGCGCGAGCGACTGCCCGAGGTGAGGCTCTCGAGCGCGAGCTTCGACGGCTCGCAGGCGATCCTGCGGCTGGTGGACGTGCTCGACATCGTGCGCGAAGGTTCCGTGGAGCATGGCCGCGAGATCGGCGTGGTCCTGGAGGTCAAGCACGCGACGTACTTCGCGAGCATCGGCATGGAGCTCGCGCCGCTCATCGAACGCGACCTGAAGGCGGCCGGATGGGCCGACGGCGAGCTCCCGCTGATCATCGAGAGCTTCGAGTCGACGGTGCTCGCACAGCTGCGGGATCGGGGCATCCCCGCCTCCTACATCTACCTGATCGAGGCCTCCGGTCGGCCCTACGACCTCCTGGTCGCCCAGGGCACGCGGGCGCCCACCTACAAGGCCACCGTGACCCCGCAGGGTCTCGGCGACCTCGTCGGCCGCGTGGACGGCATCAGCGTCGACAAGAAGATGCTGCTCGCCCGCGGCAACACGATCGTGCCGGATGCGCACGCCAGAGGGCTCCAGGTCTTCACCTGGACCTGTCGGCCCGAGAACGGATTCCTCTCTCCGGAGTTCCGCGGTTCCGGTGGAGGCGGTGCTTACGGCGACTACGAGGCCGAGTGGGGCGTGATCGCGCGCACCGGCGTCGACGGCGTCTTCGTCGACCATCCCGATCTGGGCGTGGGGTTCTTCCGCAGCTGAGGCGCCGTCAGTGCGCGCACCGAGGTGCCGGCGTCACAGTGTTCGATCGAACGCGCCCTTGCGGCTGGAGACGATCTCCTTGCCGAGTGGCATGAGTGAGATCGGCACCATCTTGAAATCGGCGATGCCCATCGGGATGCCGATGATCGTGATGCACAGCGCGAGGCCCGAGATGATGTGGCCGATCGCCAGCCACCAGCCGGCCAGGATGACCCAGAGCACGTTGCCGAGGAACGACCCGACCCCCGCGGTGGGCCTGCTCACGACCTCGCGGCCGAACGGCCAGATCGCATAGCGGGCGATACGGAACGAGGCGATCGCCCACGGGATCGTGACGATCGGGATGCACAGCAGCACGCCGGCCAACAGGTACCCGAGGAACAGGGCCCAGCCGGCCAGGATGACCCAGATGATGTTGAGGATCGTGCGCATCCTCCGATCATGTCACCTGTGATCGTCTCCTCCTGAGCATCCGCCCCGAGGTCCCGAGGTACCAGCGGCTCTGATGCCAGACTGGCCGCATGAGTGGAATCGTCGTCGACGCCGTCAGCAGATCATTCGGATCGGTCCAGGCCGTGCGCGGCGCGACCCTCCGCGCCGAGGAAGGGCGGGTGACCGGGCTCGTCGGGCCCAACGGCGCAGGCAAGACCACGCTGCTGCTGATGCTCGCATCGCTGCTCGCCCCCGACTCCGGCAGCATCAGGATCGGGGGCGTGGATCCGGCATCGGACCCGCTGGCCGCCCGGCGTCTGCTGGGGTGGATGCCCGACGCACTGGGGGCGTGGCCCTCGCTCACCGCACGCGAGACGATCGTCACCACAGCGCGGCTGTACGGCATCTCCCGGACCGATGCGGCTCCCCGCGCCGCGCAGCTGCTCGACCTCGTCGGACTCGCCGAGCTCGCCGATTCGCCTGCCAAGGTGCTCTCCCGCGGGCAGAAGCAGAAGCTTGGACTGGCGAGGGCCCTCGTGCACGATCCGCAGGTGCTGCTGCTCGACGAACCGGCGTCGGGACTGGACCCCGAGGCCCGTGTGCAGCTGCGGGTGCTGCTGCGGCGTCTCGCCGCCGAAGGCCGCACGGTGCTGATCTCCAGCCACGTCCTCTCCGAACTCGAAGAGGTCGTGGACGACGCCGTGTTCCTGGTCGCGGGCGCGGTCGTCGACGCTGCACCGGCCCAGGCGAGCGCTCGGGCGTGGCGGATCCGACTCGCCGGCGCCTCGGCCGAACGGCTGAATGCGGACTCCTGGCAGGTCGCCTCGACACTGGGCGTGGCGCCCGAGTCGCTCGGTGCCGATCGTGGCGCGGTGCTTCTCGGTCTGCCGAGCGAGGAAGCGGCCGCCGACGCCCTGCGGCGCCTGGTCGAGGCGGGACTACCGGTATCGGAGTTCGCGCCGGCCCAGAGCGCGCTCGAGCACACCTTCCTGGCGCTCAGGGAGCAGGAGGCGCATCAGGCCCCGGCATCGCCGCCGCCTCCTCCCGCACCGGCCCCTCCCACCCACCCCACTTCGACGGAGGCCGACGCATGAGCATCTCGCACATCACCACGATCGCCCGGCTCGAACTGACCCAGCGGCTGCGCAGCGTCGGTTGGTACATCCTGCTCGGCGTGTTCGCCGTCGTGCTGCTCGGCGTCACGATCCTGGCCTACGCGGTGTACTCCTGGAACGATTTCGGCGGTGCCGGCGTCTACTCGATCGTCGTGAACATGGTGCTGCTGCTGGTCGTGCTGGTCTCGCCCACTCTCAGCGGCAACACGATCAACGGCGACCGCGATGCCGCCACGCTCGCGGCGGTGCAGGTGACGGCGGCGTCCACCGGCGACATCATGATCGGCAAGCTGCTCGCCGCTGTCGCGACCGGCGGTGCGTTCCTCGTGGTGGCCGTGCCTTTCCTGGCGGTCTCGCTGATCGGTGGGGGCGCCGATCTGAGCGTGCTGCTGGTGTCGCTGCTCGTGCTGATCGTCGAGATCGTCATCGTCGCGGCGATCGGGGTGGGGCTGAGCGGACTCATCGCGCGTCCGCTGTTCTCGGTCGCGACGACCTATCTGGTCGTGGCGGGCCTCGTGATCGGCACCCTCATCGCCTTCGCGCTCGGCGGGCTTGCGGTGCGCAGCGAGGCGACGACGTACTCGCGGCCCTACGATTCCGCGGGCAACGTCGACTGCGAGAACTGGGAGACCTACACCTACGAGGTGCCGCGGTTCGATCTCGTCTGGTGGGCGCTCGCCGCGAACCCGTTCGTGGTGCTCGCCGACGCGACGCCGACCGAGTTCTCCAAGGACGGCTATCCGGTCGATCTGTTCGGCCAGATCAAGCTCGGCGTGCGGACGGCGCAGCTGTCGCCGCTCGAACAGCGCTGGGACGACTGCGACATCGAGGGGAACTACCCGACGGCACGGGAGACGATCGACTCGACCGTGCCGAGCTGGTTCGTGGGACTCGGCGTGCAGGTCGTGCTCGCCGGTTCGCTGTTCGCCGGCGCCTGGGCGCGCACGCGAACCCCCGCGCGCCGCCTGCCCCCGGGCACGCGTATCGCTTGACGGTCGGCGGCGGTCGGCGGCGAACCGCAACCCCGTGTTCACGCGGCGTACATCCGCGGGTCGTGCGGTGGCCACGCGACATCGGTGGGGTGGTCGGGTACCCGTTCGCGCACCCGACACAGGAGTCCCATGTCCCGCCTGCTCCGCGGGGTCGCAGTCTCGGTGGTCGGCGCTCTCAGCGCTGCCGCCCTGCTCGCCGCCCCCGCCGCCGCCATCGGCGCCACGTCCGACAACACACCCACCGCGATCCAGGAGGCGGAGGCAGCACCCGGCCTGGTGCTGA
This window harbors:
- a CDS encoding RNA polymerase sigma factor, giving the protein MSDAPPDSATARSAPGSGATERAVAAVWRIESARIVGTLTRLVGDFGLAEDLAQEALLDALRQWPLEGVPRNAAAWLTAVAKRKAIDSWRRQERLDDRIAVIAHDLEREQAEAPDAPWDPDAVDDDVLRLIFISCHPVLSREAQVALTLRVVAGLSSDQIARAFLVPTATVQQRIVRAKKTLAAAHVPFETPPRDEHPARLGAILGVLYLIFNEGHSASSGSDWMRPELSDEAIRLARVLAALMPRERDVHSLVALMELTAARFPARVDAHGDPVLLADQDRARWDRGRIARGRAALATADALGAGRGPYGLQAAIAECHAIAPSVEETDWDRIVLLYEALGRIAPSPVVELNRAAAVAMATGPASALRIVDQLAASGALAGYHLLPATRAELLLRLGREQEARGEFAAAAALAGNDRERGLLEAKAAGR
- a CDS encoding GlsB/YeaQ/YmgE family stress response membrane protein, with product MSFLGFLLLGLIAGAIAKLILPGKQGGGWFITLLLGVVGAILGGWLGSLILNRPLTEFWDLGTWLLAIGGSIIVLLIYGLIAGRGQKVRD
- a CDS encoding Bax inhibitor-1/YccA family protein — translated: MSNFAFNNPAFKQQDPRNVATYPGGPQAAQGAQNASFQHAGIDAATNAQLEGMYAAPPAGAIETDRMSVEDTVWKTAGLFGILLVTAAIGWVWTLGGVSAPAYNPYSDFQPNMLPWIVGALAGFVLAMVITFTSRKKVRPALIFAYAAFEGLFIGGISAFFEVLYPGIVVQATLATVSVVGVTLALFASGKIRASKKATKIFMIAMMGYLVFSLLNVVLMWTGINDNAFGLLSAKPFLGIPLGLIIGVLVVIMAAYSLVLDFDQIQQGVRNGAPRQYGWLGAFGIMVTVVWLYIEILRIIAIARSN
- a CDS encoding glycerophosphodiester phosphodiesterase family protein encodes the protein MPRKSPLVIGHRGAPGYRPEHSRSSYELALAMGVDAVEPDVVATKDGVLVVRHENEISGTTDIADHPQFADRKTTKRVDGQALTGWFTEDFTWAELSTLRVRERLPEVRLSSASFDGSQAILRLVDVLDIVREGSVEHGREIGVVLEVKHATYFASIGMELAPLIERDLKAAGWADGELPLIIESFESTVLAQLRDRGIPASYIYLIEASGRPYDLLVAQGTRAPTYKATVTPQGLGDLVGRVDGISVDKKMLLARGNTIVPDAHARGLQVFTWTCRPENGFLSPEFRGSGGGGAYGDYEAEWGVIARTGVDGVFVDHPDLGVGFFRS
- a CDS encoding YccF domain-containing protein is translated as MRTILNIIWVILAGWALFLGYLLAGVLLCIPIVTIPWAIASFRIARYAIWPFGREVVSRPTAGVGSFLGNVLWVILAGWWLAIGHIISGLALCITIIGIPMGIADFKMVPISLMPLGKEIVSSRKGAFDRTL
- a CDS encoding ABC transporter ATP-binding protein, with amino-acid sequence MSGIVVDAVSRSFGSVQAVRGATLRAEEGRVTGLVGPNGAGKTTLLLMLASLLAPDSGSIRIGGVDPASDPLAARRLLGWMPDALGAWPSLTARETIVTTARLYGISRTDAAPRAAQLLDLVGLAELADSPAKVLSRGQKQKLGLARALVHDPQVLLLDEPASGLDPEARVQLRVLLRRLAAEGRTVLISSHVLSELEEVVDDAVFLVAGAVVDAAPAQASARAWRIRLAGASAERLNADSWQVASTLGVAPESLGADRGAVLLGLPSEEAAADALRRLVEAGLPVSEFAPAQSALEHTFLALREQEAHQAPASPPPPPAPAPPTHPTSTEADA
- a CDS encoding ABC transporter permease, with product MSISHITTIARLELTQRLRSVGWYILLGVFAVVLLGVTILAYAVYSWNDFGGAGVYSIVVNMVLLLVVLVSPTLSGNTINGDRDAATLAAVQVTAASTGDIMIGKLLAAVATGGAFLVVAVPFLAVSLIGGGADLSVLLVSLLVLIVEIVIVAAIGVGLSGLIARPLFSVATTYLVVAGLVIGTLIAFALGGLAVRSEATTYSRPYDSAGNVDCENWETYTYEVPRFDLVWWALAANPFVVLADATPTEFSKDGYPVDLFGQIKLGVRTAQLSPLEQRWDDCDIEGNYPTARETIDSTVPSWFVGLGVQVVLAGSLFAGAWARTRTPARRLPPGTRIA